In Gemmatimonadota bacterium, the following are encoded in one genomic region:
- a CDS encoding aminotransferase class I/II-fold pyridoxal phosphate-dependent enzyme, producing the protein MAEAQDMNRRSFLRSTMLGGAGVTLMGTPAWEAAAQMVSGTTMQQVNGVGLDDPTLVQLSINENPLGASQRAIEAVAGKMFGMNRYTMHNDLEEALAAHHDVDPESVVLGVGSSEILLTATLAAFWNNPGNAVTAFPSYRSIPRTADELGQAVKQVPLTGDWQIDLPAIAAAVDADTRIVSICNPNNPTGQLLDAAALERTIRAMPKDVIVCVDEAYIQFVDNPDYPSMISLTKEVENLLVSRTFSKAYGLGGMRVGYGVAHPALLERMQQFSIGLLNKNTLSIVAAMAALNDQQHVQRTVQIVREGKAFLYAELEAMGYSPIRTQTIFVTVEIGPNVNTLIDRLWEKKVYVRQAFDMEGFMRISVGLPRENEAFITAFKRERSAL; encoded by the coding sequence ATGGCTGAAGCACAAGACATGAACCGGCGCAGTTTCCTGCGCAGCACCATGTTGGGCGGCGCGGGCGTCACGCTGATGGGCACGCCTGCCTGGGAGGCGGCCGCCCAGATGGTCAGCGGAACCACGATGCAGCAGGTGAACGGCGTCGGACTCGACGATCCCACGCTCGTCCAGCTCAGCATCAACGAGAATCCCCTCGGTGCCTCGCAACGGGCCATCGAGGCGGTGGCGGGCAAGATGTTCGGCATGAACCGGTATACGATGCACAACGACCTTGAAGAAGCCCTGGCCGCCCACCACGATGTCGACCCCGAGTCGGTCGTCCTGGGCGTGGGCTCGTCGGAAATCCTGCTGACCGCGACATTGGCGGCCTTCTGGAACAATCCGGGAAACGCGGTCACGGCCTTCCCGTCCTATAGATCCATTCCGAGGACGGCGGATGAACTCGGACAGGCCGTCAAGCAGGTTCCGCTGACCGGGGACTGGCAAATCGATCTGCCGGCCATAGCGGCTGCGGTGGACGCGGACACCCGGATCGTGAGCATCTGCAATCCCAACAACCCCACCGGCCAGCTTCTCGATGCCGCCGCGCTGGAACGCACGATCAGGGCGATGCCGAAGGACGTCATCGTCTGCGTGGACGAAGCCTACATCCAGTTTGTCGACAATCCCGACTACCCGTCCATGATCTCCCTGACGAAGGAAGTGGAGAACCTGCTGGTGTCCAGGACCTTCTCGAAGGCCTACGGATTGGGTGGCATGCGGGTCGGTTACGGCGTGGCCCATCCCGCCCTGCTGGAGCGCATGCAGCAGTTCAGCATCGGCCTGCTCAACAAGAACACCCTGTCGATCGTGGCCGCGATGGCCGCGCTGAACGACCAGCAGCACGTCCAGCGTACCGTGCAGATCGTCCGCGAGGGGAAGGCGTTTCTCTACGCGGAACTGGAGGCCATGGGATACAGCCCGATCCGGACGCAGACGATCTTCGTCACCGTCGAGATCGGTCCCAACGTGAACACTCTGATCGACCGCCTGTGGGAGAAGAAGGTCTACGTGCGCCAGGCCTTCGACATGGAAGGCTTCATGCGCATCTCCGTCGGCCTGCCGCGGGAGAACGAGGCCTTCATCACCGCCTTCAAGCGGGAACGCAGCGCGTTGTAG
- a CDS encoding phytanoyl-CoA dioxygenase family protein, whose product MIDAEQVRRFHERGWLVVEGVYGPEEADEVARLAVETADSMEVEESMEGYLLDRSETGESAPRKIDSPYLRNPMFRGFALDCRLRDILRQLTGEEPLLKSDQLFMKPPRFGSEKPYHQDNFYFRCTPGGHVITAWIALDDVDEENGCLRYISGSHKKGIIDHVEVPGQPYNLAPPDDLIDWAMEASAPVRKGGVVFHHSETLHSSRRNTSDRWRRGYATHWVTASVTSETDNLDSAYFRSDDYAEHVRAVDRRKDGVVRVGTVDRAGVS is encoded by the coding sequence ATGATTGACGCAGAACAGGTCCGAAGATTCCATGAGCGGGGATGGCTGGTCGTCGAGGGTGTCTACGGTCCGGAAGAGGCCGACGAGGTGGCCCGATTGGCCGTGGAAACGGCGGACTCCATGGAGGTAGAGGAATCCATGGAGGGCTACCTGCTGGACCGATCCGAAACAGGTGAGTCCGCGCCGCGCAAGATCGACAGTCCCTACCTGCGGAATCCGATGTTCCGTGGTTTCGCCCTGGATTGCCGGCTTCGGGACATCCTCCGGCAACTCACTGGTGAAGAACCCCTGCTCAAGAGCGACCAGCTCTTCATGAAACCTCCGCGATTCGGTTCGGAGAAACCCTACCATCAGGATAATTTCTACTTCCGGTGCACGCCGGGCGGCCACGTCATCACGGCCTGGATTGCCCTCGACGACGTAGACGAAGAGAACGGCTGTCTCAGGTACATCTCCGGTTCGCACAAGAAGGGCATAATCGACCACGTTGAGGTCCCCGGCCAGCCCTACAACCTGGCGCCACCGGACGACCTGATCGATTGGGCGATGGAAGCCTCCGCGCCGGTGCGCAAGGGCGGCGTGGTCTTCCACCACTCGGAGACGCTCCACTCGTCGCGCCGCAACACGTCGGACCGCTGGCGGCGCGGCTACGCGACGCACTGGGTCACCGCGTCGGTCACGTCCGAAACGGACAACCTGGACAGCGCCTACTTTCGCAGCGACGACTACGCGGAGCACGTGCGTGCGGTCGACCGGCGGAAGGACGGCGTGGTGCGGGTCGGGACTGTGGATCGGGCGGGAGTGTCCTGA
- the tenA gene encoding thiaminase II translates to MWSETAAIYDAILAHPFIKGLTSGDLDRSAFEFYTVQDALYLKDYARALSLAAVKAPDEDTIILFNEHAKGCLVEERAMQENFFDVFGLSSEAVWATPKAPVCQAYTSYLLSVAYGRPFHEVVAVVLPCYWIYWEVGKALAEKGSPDPMYQQWIDTYAGEQFAECVVAVLEITNRVARGLPTEEREAMLGHYITTSRYEWMFWDMGYRKEQWPV, encoded by the coding sequence ATGTGGTCGGAGACGGCCGCAATATACGACGCCATACTCGCCCATCCCTTCATCAAGGGGCTTACCTCAGGCGACCTCGACCGTTCGGCTTTCGAATTCTACACCGTCCAGGACGCGCTGTATCTCAAGGACTACGCCCGGGCCCTGAGCCTCGCCGCGGTGAAGGCACCGGACGAGGACACCATCATCCTCTTCAACGAGCATGCCAAGGGGTGTCTCGTGGAAGAGCGGGCCATGCAGGAAAACTTCTTCGACGTCTTCGGCCTGTCGTCGGAAGCGGTCTGGGCCACGCCCAAGGCGCCGGTATGCCAGGCCTATACGAGCTACCTCCTTTCCGTGGCCTACGGCCGGCCCTTCCACGAGGTTGTGGCCGTGGTGCTTCCCTGCTACTGGATCTACTGGGAGGTGGGCAAGGCGCTGGCGGAGAAGGGATCGCCGGATCCCATGTACCAGCAGTGGATCGACACCTACGCCGGCGAGCAGTTCGCCGAATGCGTCGTCGCCGTCCTCGAAATCACCAACCGTGTCGCGCGCGGGCTCCCCACTGAGGAACGCGAGGCTATGCTGGGGCACTACATCACGACCAGCCGGTACGAGTGGATGTTCTGGGATATGGGCTATCGGAAGGAGCAGTGGCCGGTGTGA
- a CDS encoding AbrB/MazE/SpoVT family DNA-binding domain-containing protein yields the protein MDKSSRIREIKLIPIGNSRGIRIPKSLLDKYGWSDRVTLEEMEESVVLRGKVNHNLSWEETYRAMAAESEDWSDFDFTISDGLD from the coding sequence ATGGACAAATCGTCTCGCATCAGGGAAATCAAACTGATTCCTATTGGAAACTCCAGAGGCATCCGTATACCCAAGTCGCTGCTGGACAAGTATGGATGGAGTGACCGGGTGACGCTGGAAGAGATGGAGGAAAGCGTCGTCTTGCGGGGCAAGGTGAATCATAACTTGTCCTGGGAGGAGACCTACCGCGCCATGGCCGCAGAATCAGAGGACTGGAGCGACTTCGACTTCACTATTTCCGATGGATTGGATTGA
- a CDS encoding type II toxin-antitoxin system PemK/MazF family toxin — protein MAPFPRRYAVYMADLNPTKGAEIRKVRPVVIVSRDEMNRHLETVVVCPLTSKLHPRWRGRLQVRCAEQDAEVAVDQIRAISKQRLGQHVDSLSAESAAQLRRIIAEMYAE, from the coding sequence ATGGCCCCGTTTCCCCGGCGGTACGCCGTGTATATGGCCGATTTGAATCCCACCAAAGGTGCTGAGATTCGCAAGGTCAGGCCGGTAGTGATTGTCAGCCGCGATGAGATGAACCGGCACCTCGAGACTGTGGTCGTCTGTCCCCTTACCTCTAAACTGCATCCACGCTGGCGAGGGCGTCTGCAAGTGCGGTGCGCGGAGCAGGACGCCGAGGTTGCCGTTGACCAGATACGTGCTATCAGCAAGCAGCGTCTGGGACAACATGTCGACAGCCTTTCCGCCGAAAGCGCGGCACAGTTGCGCCGCATCATCGCCGAGATGTACGCAGAATAA
- a CDS encoding DUF3800 domain-containing protein, which translates to MKQCAYFFLDESGNFDFSAKGSRYFLLTSVSMKRPFLATRTMDDYKHDCLEYGLNLEYFHCYRDGRDVRRRVFDLIARYLDGMCIDCLVIEKARTDTVLREDRRFYPELLSHLLKLVLPTELETDGVEKVIVITDTIPVNKKRKAAEKAVRTALHSVLPPGIKYHILHHQSRSHYGLQVADYCCWAIFRKWQTGENAWYDHIKPAVRNELELFRNRS; encoded by the coding sequence ATGAAGCAATGTGCATATTTCTTCCTCGACGAGTCAGGGAACTTCGACTTCAGTGCGAAGGGCTCACGGTATTTCCTGTTGACCAGTGTTAGTATGAAGCGCCCGTTTTTGGCAACCAGGACCATGGATGACTACAAGCATGATTGCCTCGAATATGGGCTGAATCTTGAGTACTTCCACTGCTATCGGGACGGGAGAGATGTGCGCAGGCGTGTGTTCGATCTGATCGCCCGCTATCTCGACGGGATGTGTATCGATTGCCTGGTGATCGAGAAGGCGAGGACCGACACGGTGTTACGGGAAGACCGGCGTTTCTATCCGGAACTCCTGAGTCACCTGTTGAAGTTGGTTCTACCTACCGAGTTGGAAACTGATGGTGTGGAAAAGGTCATCGTCATTACCGATACCATCCCGGTAAACAAGAAACGCAAAGCCGCCGAAAAAGCCGTGCGGACTGCGTTGCATAGTGTGCTTCCACCGGGAATAAAGTATCACATTCTGCACCATCAATCGCGTTCTCACTACGGATTGCAGGTGGCAGATTACTGTTGCTGGGCGATTTTCCGGAAATGGCAGACAGGGGAGAACGCCTGGTATGACCACATTAAGCCTGCGGTGCGCAACGAGCTAGAACTCTTCCGAAACAGGTCGTGA
- a CDS encoding DnaJ domain-containing protein: protein MDDTTNRALHSLDLAPGASLDDVKKSYRELALIWHPDKVPDRVKDRATAKFTEINEAYQWLVRNPENLRVSSTTGTSYRSTSQRQSPPRYRSSSQSSHTRTEYSRPGASSRTGSGSSADPAVQRVRKAARRILTDTRAGLYIYPDINPDRAANFVVSLQRSIRFSGLAATVNDLLVFYDIDGSGEEGMAITRSNHLVNNNTGTLYDIGELVEVQLKEGFIFWSEIVVRRRGSRRFELAGYAEKGPGRALVRILRNLIGND from the coding sequence ATGGATGATACCACGAACAGGGCGCTGCATTCGCTTGACCTCGCTCCAGGCGCGTCGCTTGATGACGTGAAGAAATCGTACCGGGAACTGGCGCTGATCTGGCATCCGGATAAAGTGCCCGACCGGGTGAAAGACAGGGCCACCGCCAAGTTCACGGAGATCAACGAGGCCTACCAGTGGCTCGTCCGCAATCCGGAAAACCTGCGGGTGTCTTCGACTACCGGGACGTCTTACCGGTCAACTTCACAGCGCCAGTCTCCTCCCCGCTATCGTTCTTCCTCGCAATCTTCCCATACACGGACGGAGTATTCCCGGCCCGGCGCCTCCAGCCGCACGGGATCCGGATCGTCGGCTGATCCGGCTGTTCAACGTGTCCGAAAGGCCGCACGTAGAATCTTAACCGATACCAGGGCCGGCCTGTACATCTACCCAGACATCAACCCCGATCGAGCGGCGAACTTCGTCGTTTCGCTGCAGCGCAGCATACGTTTCAGCGGCTTGGCCGCGACGGTGAACGATCTGCTGGTGTTTTATGATATCGACGGTTCCGGCGAGGAGGGCATGGCCATCACCCGGTCGAACCACCTGGTCAACAACAACACCGGGACCCTCTATGACATCGGCGAACTGGTGGAGGTCCAATTGAAGGAAGGATTCATCTTCTGGAGTGAGATTGTGGTGCGCAGACGGGGAAGCCGGAGGTTTGAGCTCGCGGGATATGCGGAAAAAGGGCCTGGACGGGCGCTGGTGCGCATCTTGCGGAACCTGATCGGAAATGACTGA
- a CDS encoding phytanoyl-CoA dioxygenase family protein: protein MPVYSTSPPDFNVAARLQSRDRTRSCPPTHILQRSPMPITDALPEMKRELRFFPATNEHPKTLSREQVDFFNANGYLCPLDVFTTQEAEENRAYFEDLMARAEKEGYNSYSINGWQRHCEGIYDLTMNKRILDFAEDLVGETLICEMTHYFCKMPGDVQRVSWHQDASYWPLTPSKVVTIWLAIDDVDEENGPMTVIPGSHLHGQIPFENSTEAERNVLGQTVTDPRKWGGDPVPFVMKAGQISMHTDLLLHGSEPNVSDRRRCGLTIRYLPPDVRGRYPEYHRAVICRGGDPSGYWRPIPKPVGDRIPPRNR, encoded by the coding sequence ATGCCGGTATATTCAACGTCGCCACCAGACTTCAACGTCGCCGCCCGGCTTCAAAGTCGCGACCGGACTAGGTCCTGCCCACCAACACACATTTTACAAAGGTCGCCCATGCCCATCACCGATGCCCTGCCCGAAATGAAGCGGGAACTGCGGTTTTTCCCGGCAACAAACGAGCACCCCAAAACGCTATCCCGCGAACAGGTCGACTTCTTCAACGCGAACGGGTATCTCTGCCCCCTCGACGTCTTCACCACGCAAGAAGCCGAGGAGAACCGAGCGTATTTCGAAGACCTGATGGCCCGCGCGGAGAAGGAAGGGTACAACAGCTACTCGATCAACGGTTGGCAGCGGCACTGCGAGGGTATATACGACTTGACCATGAACAAGCGGATACTGGACTTCGCGGAAGACCTGGTCGGGGAGACGCTGATCTGCGAGATGACCCACTATTTCTGCAAGATGCCGGGCGACGTGCAGCGGGTGAGTTGGCACCAGGACGCGTCCTACTGGCCCCTGACGCCAAGCAAGGTAGTGACGATCTGGCTGGCTATTGATGACGTGGACGAAGAGAACGGGCCCATGACGGTCATCCCCGGTTCCCACCTCCACGGGCAGATCCCCTTCGAAAACAGCACGGAAGCCGAACGCAACGTGCTGGGACAGACGGTAACGGACCCGCGAAAATGGGGCGGCGACCCGGTGCCCTTCGTCATGAAGGCGGGCCAGATCTCCATGCATACCGACCTGCTGCTGCACGGGTCCGAGCCGAACGTATCCGACCGCCGGCGCTGCGGCCTGACGATCCGGTACTTGCCGCCCGACGTGCGGGGCCGCTACCCGGAGTACCACCGGGCCGTAATCTGTCGGGGCGGCGATCCCTCGGGTTACTGGAGACCCATACCCAAGCCCGTCGGCGACCGGATTCCTCCACGTAATCGGTAG
- a CDS encoding methylated-DNA--[protein]-cysteine S-methyltransferase, which yields MEINEARQYLDPIRSGEEDDEVSRSVKEHLERCADLRDEAAFIENLAVESPKLKITAPTGIEEEVMIRITDKYDVIDTDFGPAHVAFTPKGISAVKLDVEEDSAFESYYADRLGRPTVRGSLPESYAEAVRRAIKGEKNTQPPVTLEGLTEFEKTVLVHLARIPTGEVRPYAWLAREVGRPKAIRAVGTVMARNPVPFLMPCHRLVPSTGGVGNYYYGPEMKWTLLEREGIPREELANWKQRGVRFIGSRTTGIYCYPTCRDARRVQPQHRLEFSGAEEAVDGGYRPCKHCRPLSV from the coding sequence GTGGAAATTAACGAAGCGAGACAGTACCTGGATCCAATCAGATCCGGCGAGGAGGACGATGAGGTCAGCCGGTCCGTGAAGGAACACCTTGAAAGGTGCGCCGATTTGCGCGACGAGGCTGCCTTTATCGAGAACCTTGCCGTGGAATCTCCCAAACTGAAAATAACCGCTCCCACAGGGATCGAGGAGGAAGTGATGATCAGGATTACAGACAAATACGATGTGATCGACACGGATTTCGGACCGGCACACGTGGCATTCACACCCAAAGGCATTTCGGCCGTGAAACTCGACGTGGAGGAGGACAGCGCCTTCGAATCCTACTACGCCGACAGGCTTGGGCGGCCCACGGTCAGAGGTTCGCTCCCCGAATCGTATGCCGAAGCGGTCAGGCGGGCTATCAAAGGAGAGAAGAACACCCAGCCACCGGTCACGCTGGAGGGGTTGACCGAGTTCGAAAAGACCGTGCTGGTGCATTTGGCCAGGATTCCGACGGGCGAGGTACGACCCTATGCCTGGCTGGCCCGTGAGGTAGGCAGACCGAAAGCGATCCGGGCCGTCGGAACGGTCATGGCCCGCAATCCCGTTCCCTTCCTGATGCCCTGCCACCGGCTCGTACCCTCGACCGGAGGGGTGGGAAACTACTACTACGGACCGGAAATGAAATGGACGCTGCTGGAGCGGGAAGGGATCCCTCGGGAGGAACTCGCGAACTGGAAGCAGCGCGGCGTGCGCTTCATTGGCAGCCGGACGACCGGTATCTATTGCTATCCGACCTGCCGTGACGCCCGGCGCGTTCAGCCGCAGCACCGCCTTGAATTCAGCGGTGCAGAAGAAGCGGTTGACGGCGGATATCGGCCGTGCAAGCACTGCAGGCCACTGTCAGTGTAG
- a CDS encoding RNA polymerase sigma factor, whose translation MTQDEGRCIALEIHRGNRDAVTDLVATYQDRLFTYAFHMLGGSDDALDVTQEAFVKAYTTLAGKYDAERCRTLEVRPWLYRIVRNLALNKLRSRKRRNDALISMKDNLPAQVLDTGNDRSRTREIRAALERLGRESRELVILRFIEQYTYAEIATVTGSSESALRGKVYRALRRLRKIMEDDPGGN comes from the coding sequence ATGACGCAAGACGAGGGACGATGCATCGCGCTGGAAATCCATCGTGGCAACCGGGACGCGGTGACGGACCTGGTGGCGACCTACCAGGACAGGCTCTTCACTTACGCCTTCCATATGCTCGGAGGGTCAGACGACGCCCTCGACGTCACGCAGGAAGCCTTTGTCAAAGCCTACACCACGCTCGCCGGAAAGTACGACGCGGAGCGATGCCGGACGCTCGAAGTCCGACCCTGGCTGTATCGCATCGTCCGGAACCTGGCGCTGAACAAGTTGAGGTCGCGCAAACGAAGGAACGACGCACTGATCAGCATGAAGGACAATTTACCAGCACAGGTTTTAGACACCGGAAACGACCGGTCAAGGACACGAGAGATCCGGGCTGCCCTCGAAAGACTCGGAAGGGAAAGCAGGGAACTGGTCATACTGCGCTTCATCGAGCAATACACGTACGCAGAAATCGCGACAGTCACCGGCTCATCGGAATCGGCGCTGCGGGGAAAGGTGTACCGGGCGTTACGTAGACTTCGCAAGATCATGGAGGACGACCCTGGTGGAAATTAA
- a CDS encoding peptide ABC transporter substrate-binding protein: MITHARVGPSMRKLIRTIAVGVIYCAAAAGILRVLAIDQPAQSSTRYVNSAGVELPPDAAPPSEQYVRTFQLDNTYMEWFRTIYKGTYGHRIIAEPLIRFDKDFNLIPAAANRWEPTDDGLGWYFYLRDDLEFSDGKPLTAHDYVFTLRRGADPENAYDVEWYYRPIKNWGRVVGRELPLDSLGVHAIDDYTLLIETDEPCAYMPDLMVDSWVSPRQAVEKYGDAWSTSPETSIASGPFYLAEWTKADRVVLKANPRYHGAARPYLETLIARLHNASTPPPLLASYEADEVDFGLVTNPAELARIKTDPKLSRELHSYTDFATYYLTMDTYNPPFDNLKVRQAFSHAIDRDAVCESALAGFAIPAYSMLPPGFPAEATEALKPVQRYDPALGRKLLAEAGYPDGKGFPRVEMWVRRDVRPVHEAGEAIHAMIKQNLGIDLVVRNMEVKIFMDAINSHQLPLGLVRFGADFIDPSSLMNLWLSSGRHAWKHDRFDRLVVQAGGVVGDYEARMDVYRQAERILVEEVGGLFVWYPTMNQIWKSDIKGDALEPNRRGFRAWRGEQIGNTAFTIYIAEDGQQDSGSKGFWERVLGGGG; the protein is encoded by the coding sequence ATGATCACCCATGCCCGCGTTGGTCCCTCTATGCGCAAATTGATCCGCACCATTGCGGTCGGCGTGATCTATTGCGCGGCAGCGGCCGGAATCCTGCGGGTCCTGGCCATCGACCAGCCTGCCCAATCTTCCACCCGTTACGTCAACTCCGCGGGCGTCGAACTGCCGCCTGACGCGGCGCCGCCCTCGGAGCAGTACGTCCGCACGTTTCAGCTCGACAACACCTACATGGAGTGGTTCCGCACCATCTACAAGGGGACCTACGGCCACCGGATCATCGCCGAACCGCTGATCCGCTTCGACAAGGACTTCAACCTGATCCCAGCGGCAGCGAACCGCTGGGAACCCACCGACGACGGGCTGGGCTGGTATTTCTACCTGCGGGACGACCTCGAGTTCTCCGACGGTAAGCCGCTGACCGCCCACGACTACGTGTTCACGCTTCGTCGTGGCGCCGACCCCGAGAACGCCTACGACGTGGAGTGGTATTATCGTCCGATCAAGAACTGGGGCCGGGTCGTGGGCCGGGAGCTGCCCCTCGACTCGCTGGGTGTCCACGCGATAGACGACTACACCTTGCTCATCGAGACCGACGAACCTTGCGCCTACATGCCGGACCTGATGGTGGACAGCTGGGTTTCGCCTCGCCAGGCGGTGGAGAAGTACGGCGACGCCTGGTCCACGAGCCCGGAGACCTCCATCGCCAGCGGGCCCTTCTACCTGGCGGAGTGGACCAAGGCGGACCGGGTCGTGCTCAAGGCCAATCCCCGGTACCACGGCGCCGCGCGGCCCTACCTGGAAACCCTGATCGCCAGGCTGCACAACGCCTCGACGCCGCCGCCCCTGCTCGCGTCCTACGAGGCCGACGAGGTGGATTTCGGCCTGGTAACGAACCCCGCCGAACTCGCCCGGATCAAGACCGATCCGAAGCTGAGCCGGGAGCTGCATTCCTACACGGATTTCGCCACGTACTACCTCACGATGGACACCTACAACCCGCCCTTCGACAACCTCAAAGTACGCCAGGCCTTCAGCCACGCTATCGACAGGGACGCCGTATGTGAATCCGCGCTCGCCGGTTTCGCGATCCCCGCCTACTCCATGCTACCACCCGGCTTCCCGGCGGAAGCGACGGAAGCCCTGAAACCGGTCCAGCGGTACGACCCCGCCCTGGGACGCAAACTGCTCGCCGAAGCGGGTTATCCGGACGGAAAGGGGTTTCCCCGGGTTGAAATGTGGGTCCGGCGCGATGTCCGGCCGGTCCACGAGGCCGGAGAGGCGATCCACGCCATGATCAAGCAGAACCTGGGCATCGACCTGGTGGTGCGCAACATGGAGGTCAAGATCTTCATGGACGCGATCAACAGCCACCAGCTTCCCCTGGGTCTCGTCCGGTTCGGGGCCGACTTCATCGATCCCAGCAGCCTGATGAACCTCTGGCTTTCCTCGGGCCGGCACGCCTGGAAACACGACCGGTTCGACCGGCTGGTGGTCCAGGCGGGAGGCGTCGTCGGCGACTACGAGGCGCGGATGGACGTCTACCGACAGGCCGAACGCATCCTGGTGGAGGAAGTGGGCGGCCTCTTCGTGTGGTACCCGACGATGAACCAGATCTGGAAATCGGACATCAAGGGGGACGCCCTCGAACCGAACCGCCGCGGATTCCGGGCCTGGCGCGGAGAGCAGATCGGGAACACGGCCTTCACGATCTATATCGCGGAGGATGGGCAGCAGGACTCCGGGTCAAAGGGGTTCTGGGAAAGGGTGCTGGGGGGCGGCGGGTAG
- a CDS encoding YgjV family protein — protein sequence MDSFLVSQALAAVAFTCGVVSFQCKKRRNVLLWLSASALTNAFHFFVLGRNSAGTLYVVMGVRVFTAAFTTDRRLMYLFMALILAGFFYSYERPLDILALFGSLLPTYGNFQRSDRKVRLIYMVCAVTWMVHNYIAGSPVAVLMETTFLVSNMIGYWRIYRFELKA from the coding sequence ATGGATTCTTTCCTCGTATCTCAGGCACTCGCCGCCGTCGCTTTCACGTGCGGCGTGGTCTCCTTCCAGTGCAAGAAACGCCGCAACGTGTTGCTCTGGCTGAGCGCTTCGGCCCTGACGAACGCCTTCCACTTTTTCGTGCTCGGCAGAAACAGCGCCGGCACCCTGTATGTCGTCATGGGCGTCCGCGTCTTCACGGCGGCCTTCACGACCGACCGGCGCCTGATGTACCTGTTCATGGCGCTGATCCTGGCCGGATTCTTCTATTCCTACGAACGACCCCTGGACATCCTGGCGCTCTTCGGTTCCCTGCTGCCTACCTACGGCAATTTCCAGCGATCCGACCGGAAGGTCCGGCTGATCTACATGGTCTGTGCGGTGACCTGGATGGTGCACAACTACATCGCCGGCAGCCCGGTCGCGGTGCTCATGGAGACCACGTTCCTGGTCAGCAACATGATCGGGTACTGGCGGATTTACCGTTTTGAGCTTAAGGCCTGA
- a CDS encoding phytanoyl-CoA dioxygenase family protein, protein MSLTQNQLRHFMDEGYVIVEGALTSDDLDPVISGIEAFVDERARALHSEGRIADLHENEPFERRLALITRENTAIYDDIDIMNMRHEAVFRFLGNARMLDLVETLVGPEITCSPIQHLRAKLPEGLNSQPSQGNGGSNGRDGGGNGEEDALDALDARIRENVAPWHQDAQVHLEDADPVFILTVWLPLCDTDEENGCLQIIPRVHHNRTVYWSEGFGIEDGRLPEGEVLSLPMRKGDVLLMHKLIPHRSIPNRSGTIRWSLDLRYQQTGLPTGRSFYPNFIIRSRRHPEFVLSDYATWKRGWEEALKVTAQRPPRKNKPTEPTPIRMYG, encoded by the coding sequence ATGTCTCTCACTCAAAATCAGTTACGACATTTCATGGATGAAGGCTACGTCATCGTCGAGGGCGCGCTCACCAGTGACGACCTGGATCCCGTCATTTCGGGGATCGAGGCCTTTGTCGACGAACGGGCGCGAGCACTCCACAGCGAAGGAAGGATCGCCGATCTGCACGAGAACGAACCCTTCGAGCGGCGGCTGGCCCTGATCACCCGGGAAAACACCGCGATCTACGATGACATCGACATCATGAACATGCGGCACGAGGCAGTGTTCCGCTTTCTCGGCAACGCCCGCATGCTGGACCTCGTGGAAACCCTCGTCGGACCCGAAATCACGTGCAGCCCCATTCAGCATCTGCGGGCGAAGCTGCCGGAGGGCCTGAACAGCCAACCGAGTCAGGGAAACGGCGGCAGCAACGGCCGCGATGGCGGCGGCAATGGTGAAGAGGACGCCCTGGACGCCCTGGACGCCCGCATCAGGGAAAACGTGGCGCCATGGCACCAGGACGCGCAGGTGCATCTCGAGGACGCCGACCCGGTGTTCATTCTCACCGTTTGGCTCCCCCTGTGCGACACCGACGAGGAGAACGGATGCCTGCAGATCATCCCGCGGGTGCACCACAACCGGACCGTGTACTGGAGCGAAGGATTCGGCATCGAGGACGGCCGGTTGCCCGAGGGCGAGGTCCTGTCCCTGCCGATGAGGAAGGGCGACGTCCTGCTCATGCACAAGCTGATTCCGCACCGGTCCATCCCCAACCGCTCCGGAACGATCCGGTGGAGCCTCGACCTGCGATATCAACAGACCGGGCTACCCACGGGCCGCTCCTTCTACCCCAACTTCATCATACGCAGCCGGCGACATCCCGAATTCGTGCTGTCGGACTACGCCACCTGGAAACGGGGCTGGGAGGAGGCGCTGAAGGTCACGGCGCAGCGCCCGCCCCGCAAGAACAAGCCCACCGAACCGACACCGATCCGGATGTACGGATAG